In a genomic window of Mycolicibacillus parakoreensis:
- a CDS encoding NADH-quinone oxidoreductase subunit G, translating into MVTFTIDDQKVTVPKGTLIIRAAEQIGIDIPRFCDHPLLDPVAWCRQCLVEVEGQRKPQPSCAVAGTDGMVVRTQRTSPEADRAQNLVMELLLINHPLDCPTCDKGGECPLQNQAMTHGRSETRFEEAKRVFPKPINISSQVLLDRDRCILCARCTRFANEIAGDVFIEMMNRGALQQVGIYEDEPFDSYFSGNTVQICPVGALTGSSYRFRARPFDLVSTPSVCEHCASGCAQRTDHRRGKVMRRMAGDDPEVNEEWNCDKGRWAFTYATQRDRITTPLIRADDGTLTPTSWPNALAVTARALAAARGAAGVLVGGRLTVEDAYGYAKFTRVALGSDDIDFRARPHSGEEAAFLAAQVAGSPLGVSYRDLEAAPVVLLAGFEPEEESPIVFLRLRKAARKHHTRVFSLAPFADRGADKMFATVVPTVPGTEAAALAAIGTGDRHGELADLLRRPGAVVLVGERLATAPGALSAAVGLAATTGARLAWVPRRAGERGALDAGALAGLLPGGRPLTDPDARAEVGRLWQVADLPTEPGRDTAAILAAAADTTLGALVVAGVEPADLPDPNAALAALDAVPFLVSAELRHSAVTERADVVFPVAAAAEKAGTFVTWEGRRRRFDVTVRDTGALSDLRVLDALAAEMGVALGLPGIAAARGELDRLGGWDGARGADPTVSPAPAPEPGPGEAVLAGWRMLLDAGRMQDGEPHLAGTARAPVVRLDEQTADAIGAADGQPVTVATERGAITLPLCVTAMPPAVVWLPMNSAGSPMHDRLGVTTGALVRIGRAVQP; encoded by the coding sequence ATGGTGACGTTCACCATCGACGACCAGAAGGTGACCGTGCCCAAGGGCACGCTGATCATCCGGGCCGCCGAGCAGATCGGCATCGACATCCCCCGCTTCTGCGACCACCCGCTGCTCGACCCGGTGGCCTGGTGCCGCCAGTGCCTCGTCGAGGTCGAAGGCCAACGCAAACCGCAGCCGTCGTGTGCGGTGGCCGGCACCGACGGGATGGTGGTGCGCACCCAACGCACCTCACCGGAGGCCGACCGCGCCCAGAACCTGGTGATGGAGCTGCTGCTGATCAACCACCCGTTGGACTGCCCGACCTGCGACAAGGGTGGGGAATGCCCGCTGCAGAACCAGGCGATGACCCACGGGCGCAGCGAGACCCGCTTCGAGGAGGCCAAACGGGTCTTCCCGAAACCGATCAACATCTCCTCGCAGGTGCTGTTGGACCGCGACCGCTGCATCCTGTGCGCGCGCTGCACCCGCTTCGCCAACGAGATCGCCGGGGACGTGTTCATCGAGATGATGAACCGGGGGGCGCTGCAACAGGTCGGCATCTACGAGGACGAGCCGTTCGACTCGTATTTCTCCGGCAACACCGTGCAGATCTGCCCGGTGGGCGCGCTGACCGGATCGTCGTACCGGTTCCGGGCCCGCCCGTTCGACCTGGTGTCCACGCCGAGCGTCTGCGAACACTGCGCGTCGGGCTGCGCCCAGCGCACCGATCACCGTCGCGGCAAGGTGATGCGCCGGATGGCCGGCGACGACCCGGAGGTCAACGAGGAGTGGAACTGCGACAAGGGCCGGTGGGCGTTCACCTACGCGACCCAGCGCGACCGCATCACCACTCCTTTGATCCGCGCCGACGACGGCACCTTGACCCCGACCTCGTGGCCCAACGCCCTGGCGGTGACCGCGCGTGCCCTGGCCGCGGCTCGCGGTGCCGCCGGGGTGCTCGTCGGCGGGCGCCTGACCGTCGAGGACGCCTACGGGTACGCGAAGTTCACCCGGGTGGCGCTGGGCAGCGACGACATCGATTTCCGGGCCCGGCCCCACTCCGGCGAGGAGGCCGCGTTTTTGGCCGCGCAGGTTGCGGGCAGCCCGCTGGGCGTCAGCTACCGCGACCTGGAGGCCGCGCCGGTGGTGCTGTTGGCCGGATTCGAACCGGAGGAGGAGTCCCCCATCGTCTTCCTGCGGCTGCGCAAGGCCGCCCGCAAACACCACACCCGCGTTTTCAGCCTCGCGCCGTTCGCCGACCGCGGTGCCGACAAGATGTTCGCCACCGTGGTGCCCACCGTCCCCGGCACCGAAGCGGCGGCCCTCGCCGCGATCGGCACCGGCGACCGGCACGGTGAGCTCGCCGATCTGCTGCGCCGGCCCGGCGCGGTGGTGCTCGTCGGGGAGCGGTTGGCCACCGCCCCCGGGGCGCTGTCGGCGGCGGTGGGGCTCGCGGCGACCACCGGTGCCCGATTGGCGTGGGTGCCGCGCCGCGCCGGTGAGCGCGGCGCCCTCGACGCCGGGGCCCTGGCCGGGCTGTTGCCCGGGGGGCGCCCGCTCACCGACCCCGATGCCCGTGCCGAGGTGGGGCGGCTCTGGCAGGTCGCCGACCTGCCCACCGAGCCCGGTCGCGACACCGCGGCCATCCTGGCCGCCGCCGCCGACACCACCCTGGGCGCGCTAGTGGTCGCCGGGGTGGAGCCGGCCGACCTGCCCGATCCGAACGCAGCGCTCGCGGCGCTGGACGCGGTGCCGTTTCTGGTCAGTGCCGAGTTGCGCCACAGCGCGGTCACCGAGCGCGCCGACGTGGTGTTCCCGGTGGCCGCGGCCGCCGAGAAGGCCGGCACCTTCGTCACCTGGGAGGGCCGCCGGCGCCGCTTCGACGTCACGGTGCGCGACACCGGCGCGCTCTCCGACCTGCGGGTGCTCGATGCGCTGGCCGCCGAGATGGGCGTGGCGCTGGGGCTGCCCGGCATCGCCGCCGCCCGTGGCGAACTCGACCGGCTCGGCGGGTGGGACGGAGCCCGCGGCGCTGACCCGACGGTGTCGCCGGCCCCGGCCCCCGAGCCCGGGCCCGGCGAAGCCGTGCTCGCCGGATGGCGGATGCTGCTCGACGCCGGGCGCATGCAGGACGGCGAACCCCACCTGGCCGGCACCGCACGCGCCCCGGTGGTGCGCCTCGACGAGCAGACGGCCGACGCGATCGGCGCCGCCGACGGGCAACCGGTCACCGTGGCCACCGAACGCGGGGCGATCACGTTGCCGCTGTGCGTCACCGCCATGCCGCCCGCGGTGGTGTGGCTGCCGATGAACTCCGCGGGCTCACCGATGCACGACCGACTCGGGGTCACCACCGGGGCGCTGGTGCGCATCGGACGGGCGGTGCAGCCATGA
- the nuoH gene encoding NADH-quinone oxidoreductase subunit NuoH, with protein MTGFGHDVWWLIVAKAVAVFVYLLLTVLFAIVIERKVLGHMQMRPGPNRVGPRGWLQSLADGIKLALKEGIIPTDVDKAIYTLAPCITVVPAITAFAVIPFGPQVSVFGHHTTLQLADLPIAVLFILAMSSVGVYGIILAGWSSGSTYPLLGGIRSTAQVISYEVAMGLTFAAVFLYAGTMSTSGIVAAQDRMWFAFLLLPSFFVYVTAMVGETNRAPFDLPEAEGELVGGFHTEYSSLKFAMFFLGEYINMTTVSALAVTLFMGGWHAPWPFNMIDGANHGWWPVLWFTAKVWGFLFLYIWLRATLPRLRYDQFMALGWKILIPQALLWVMVAAAIRSLRNDGYPHWELTLVVASAVTAAGLLVFLHRRFSTVRGYPTTPTTPSAPTAPGTAAGAFPTPPLPAPGRQTVGRRVSKEEIHG; from the coding sequence ATGACCGGGTTCGGCCACGACGTGTGGTGGCTGATCGTCGCCAAGGCGGTGGCCGTCTTCGTCTACCTGTTGTTGACGGTGCTGTTCGCGATCGTGATCGAACGCAAGGTGCTGGGCCACATGCAGATGCGCCCCGGCCCCAACCGCGTCGGCCCGCGGGGGTGGCTGCAGAGCCTCGCCGACGGGATCAAACTGGCCCTCAAGGAGGGCATCATCCCCACCGACGTCGACAAGGCGATCTACACCCTGGCGCCGTGCATCACGGTGGTGCCGGCGATCACCGCGTTCGCGGTGATCCCGTTCGGCCCCCAGGTCAGTGTGTTCGGCCACCACACCACGCTGCAGCTGGCCGACCTGCCGATCGCGGTGCTGTTCATCCTGGCGATGTCGTCGGTCGGGGTCTACGGGATCATCCTGGCCGGCTGGTCGTCGGGCTCCACCTATCCGCTGCTGGGCGGCATCCGCTCGACCGCGCAGGTGATCTCCTACGAGGTGGCGATGGGCCTGACGTTCGCCGCGGTGTTCCTCTACGCCGGCACCATGTCCACCTCGGGCATCGTGGCCGCCCAGGACCGGATGTGGTTCGCGTTTCTGCTGTTGCCGTCGTTCTTCGTCTACGTCACCGCGATGGTCGGTGAGACCAACCGGGCGCCGTTCGACCTGCCCGAGGCCGAGGGGGAACTGGTCGGCGGATTCCACACCGAGTACTCCTCGCTGAAGTTCGCCATGTTCTTCCTCGGCGAATACATCAACATGACCACCGTCTCGGCGTTGGCCGTCACGTTGTTCATGGGCGGCTGGCATGCGCCGTGGCCGTTCAACATGATCGACGGCGCCAATCACGGGTGGTGGCCGGTGTTGTGGTTCACCGCCAAGGTGTGGGGATTTCTGTTCCTCTACATCTGGTTGCGCGCCACCTTGCCGCGGCTGCGCTACGACCAGTTCATGGCGCTGGGCTGGAAGATTCTCATTCCGCAGGCGCTGCTGTGGGTGATGGTGGCCGCCGCGATCCGCAGCCTGCGCAACGACGGCTACCCGCACTGGGAGCTCACCCTGGTCGTGGCCAGCGCGGTCACCGCGGCGGGGCTGCTGGTGTTTCTGCATCGACGGTTCTCCACGGTGCGCGGCTATCCCACCACGCCCACCACGCCCAGCGCGCCCACCGCGCCCGGCACCGCCGCCGGCGCGTTCCCCACACCGCCGCTGCCGGCACCCGGCCGCCAGACGGTCGGCCGGCGGGTCAGCAAGGAGGAGATCCATGGCTAG
- the nuoI gene encoding NADH-quinone oxidoreductase subunit NuoI gives MASVKGALNALAGFGVTLTTMFKKPINDGYPETKKPTAKRFHGRHQLNRHPDGLEKCIGCELCAWACPADAIYVEAADNTDEERYSPGERYGRVYQINYLRCIGCGYCIEACPTRALTMTNDYEIAADNRADMIWERDQLLAPLEPGMTAPPHAMPPGATDKDYYLGNVTGDGLRDNPDLFALLDRAKQGRA, from the coding sequence ATGGCTAGTGTCAAAGGCGCCCTCAACGCCCTGGCCGGGTTCGGGGTCACGTTGACCACGATGTTCAAAAAGCCGATCAACGACGGCTATCCGGAGACGAAGAAACCCACCGCGAAACGCTTCCACGGCCGCCACCAACTCAACCGTCACCCCGACGGGTTGGAGAAGTGCATCGGCTGCGAACTCTGTGCCTGGGCCTGCCCGGCCGACGCCATCTACGTGGAGGCCGCCGACAACACCGACGAGGAGCGCTACTCCCCCGGCGAACGCTACGGGCGGGTCTACCAGATCAACTATCTACGCTGCATCGGCTGCGGGTACTGCATCGAGGCGTGCCCGACGCGGGCGTTGACGATGACCAACGACTACGAGATCGCCGCGGACAACCGCGCCGACATGATCTGGGAGCGTGACCAACTCCTTGCCCCGCTGGAGCCGGGGATGACCGCCCCGCCGCACGCGATGCCGCCCGGCGCCACCGACAAGGACTATTACCTGGGCAACGTCACCGGCGACGGACTGCGCGACAACCCGGACCTGTTCGCGTTGCTGGACCGGGCGAAACAGGGCCGAGCATGA
- a CDS encoding NADH-quinone oxidoreductase subunit J, with product MVVTGAAGPVADTLARTSTGEAVAFWALGVVAVIGALGVVTAAKAVYSALFLAMTMLSLAVFYFLQDAPFLGVVQIVVYTGAVMMLFLFVMMLIGVDSRESLVETLRGQRIAGLTAGLGFGVLLIGAIGAATAAPTAITAAAGPPPGTEGNVEGLAALIFTHYLWAFELTGALLVTAVLAAMVLAHRERLTARPTQRELSIRRFAHGNHPTPMPTPGVYARHNAVDVAALLPDGSFSELSVPQLLHQRTVGDSGDAAHRAEPGDDR from the coding sequence ATGGTGGTCACCGGCGCCGCCGGTCCGGTCGCCGACACCCTCGCACGCACCAGCACCGGGGAGGCGGTGGCGTTCTGGGCGCTCGGCGTGGTCGCGGTGATCGGCGCCCTCGGGGTGGTGACGGCCGCCAAGGCGGTGTACTCGGCGCTGTTCTTGGCGATGACGATGTTGTCGCTGGCGGTCTTCTACTTCCTGCAGGACGCCCCGTTCCTCGGGGTGGTGCAGATCGTCGTCTACACCGGCGCGGTGATGATGCTGTTCCTGTTCGTGATGATGCTGATCGGGGTGGATTCGCGCGAGTCGCTGGTGGAGACCCTGCGCGGGCAGCGGATCGCCGGGCTCACCGCCGGCCTCGGGTTCGGGGTGCTGCTGATCGGGGCGATCGGCGCGGCCACGGCCGCCCCCACGGCGATCACCGCGGCCGCCGGCCCGCCGCCGGGGACCGAGGGCAACGTCGAAGGGCTGGCGGCGTTGATCTTCACCCACTACCTGTGGGCGTTCGAGCTGACCGGGGCGCTGCTGGTCACCGCGGTGCTCGCGGCGATGGTGCTCGCGCATCGGGAGCGGCTCACCGCGCGCCCCACCCAACGGGAGCTGTCGATCCGCCGCTTCGCCCACGGCAACCACCCCACGCCGATGCCGACCCCCGGGGTCTACGCCCGGCACAACGCCGTCGACGTGGCCGCGCTGCTGCCCGACGGGTCGTTCTCGGAGCTGTCGGTGCCGCAGCTGCTGCACCAGCGCACCGTCGGC